The DNA sequence AAAAGCCATAGTGTCTAAAGCTTTTAACCTCTTCTCATCGTCATTATTGTTTTTTGCCGTATAAAAACATTCTTTATATTTTGCTTTTATAAATTTGATTAGTTTTTTCCCTCCTTTTGTATTTATTAAATCACTTTGTATTTCAATATTTAGCATTTTTTATCCTTGTATAGATTGATGATCTTCTTGTTGTATATTTTGTTCATTATTTTCAAAAGAAAATAAAGTATTAACGTTTTTTACACCCAAAATTGGTAATAATTCTTTTGTAAGCTCTTTGTTTGCCTTTATAATTCCATAAGCAGAATTAGCATCGCCTATACTCATATACATTTGATAAAGTTGTGCAAAAACTTGCATACTTGCTTGTATTCCAGCACGGCGAACTTCTTTATTCATAGCTCCTGTTCCAGTTTGAATTTTAAATCTAAAGCTAGGTATATCTTCTCTTTGATATCCTTTAAAAAAACTGTCCTCTCCGTATTTAAAAATAAGCATTGCAAATCTATCAAACAAAGGCTCAATAAATGTTTCATTATATTGTCTTATATAATCAGCACTTCTTCTTCCACCCTCTTGTGCTTTAATGCTAATTTCTGTAGCAGTTTCATTATTTGCAGTTTGTGCTCCATTATTTTGAGGACTTATTCCTGTTACTTCTGTAAGTTCAGCTTCTAAAATCTGCAAATTCATTCCAGCACTACTTACATTTGGTGGCGGCAAGATCTGAACTGCTCTAGGATCATCGCTATAAATTGGTTTTCCTAGAGTTTCTATATCTTCACGACTTATACCCATAGATTTAGGAATGATTATTTTAGGGTTAATATGAGATCTAACAGAATCTATAAAAAGGTTTCTTGTTATGTTAATTTCATCTTGCAATGGAATAGCTGAAGACATAATAGGTTCTCCATAAGCACTTACATAATCTTCATTGTCTATTTTTTTAAGTTGCGGCAGCATCGAACCCCATATAAAAGGTTGTCCATCTTGTAGAGGTATCTCATTTCTTAATAAAGTATTTTCAAATAAAGTAGAAACCACCCAATTATTATCATCTTTTCTTTCATAAATATCATAAAGCTTGACTTTTTTATACTTGTCATTTTCCTCAAAATATTGCCCTATTTCTACATTTTTATAAAATCCTAATTTTTGTCTTTCTATGATCTGATTGTAAGTTAAATAAATTTCATTGACTATATATCCTACATCATCACTATCTAAAGCATTTGGATCAAAGTAGATATTATCAATCCCTACTCTTTCAATACGTGGCATTCCCTTATGCCAAGTTACCTTTGCTATTGATGTTCCCACAAGCAATACATCCAAAAAAAGCGGTTGAAATATTTTAAACATATTAATTTTTCCTGTATAAAAATCGATAGCATTCTGCCAAAGCTCTATAATAGCATCATCGCTATTGATATAAGTTTCTATATCAGCCATTCTTTCACTACTAAAATAAACATCATTTAGGCTAGTTATGAGATACTTTACCTTTGCATTGATCTTAGGAATATAAATGTTTGATTTATTTCTTTTTTTAAGTTTTTGCGTGATTTTACTTTCAAGCAAGTATGCACTTTGAAGTTCTTTAAAATGCGATTTATATTTTTCGTATCCATTTTTACTTTCACTGATTAATTGAGTTAAGAAAGATACTCTCTCATCTATAGTTTTTTTTATTTTCATTTATTATCCTCCATAAGGTTGCTTTACTTAAATTAGTAATTTTTAAAATATCTTTTTCATTGACTCCTTGCTTAATCAAAAATTCTGCAAATTCTCTTTTGTATTGTTTTTTTGATATATTTAATCCAGATACTAAATTTAAAAAATCATTAGCTAAAATTGATTTAATAGCCTTATCACTTAAATTTGTAAGCTTTTTTATCTTATTTGCGTCAATAGCTTCATAAATCATTAAAAACTCACCAGCCATCATAGCTCCAATCTTCATTTGCATCATTTCTTGTATATAATTTTTCAAAAAAAGTTAAAGCCACAGCATCGCTAACATCAGGGCTTTTGCCGTAATTTTTCTTTAATTGGTCTTTTGAGACTATTTTTAATAAACCCTTATCGTTGTATTCATATTCAATCATACGCATGTCTTTTTTAAGCTCTTCATCTCTAATAATTTGCATATGTTTCAAATTATTTGCAAAAGTAAAATACATTTGAGCTCTTTTATTAAGATATTCATTGCTAGTTGCAGAATTTGCAGAATTTGCTTCAAAAACAGGTAGTCCGTAGTTTTGTAATACATCATAAACTCCAACGCCTAAGCCGCAAGTATCTATAAAAATCCCTTTTGGTTTTATCTCACTTTGGTTGTATTCTGCTAGTATTCTATTTGCAAGCTCCATAGTCCCAAGTTGTGAGTATTTTTTAATCTCATCAATCACAAAACCTTTTCTTTTAGCTAAAACACTTTTATCATCTCCATATCTTGCAACATCAAGTCCCCAGATATTTTCACCTTGCATTTTTTCAATACTAAATGAATTAGCACTCATAGCATTCTCAATCTCGCTTAATGAAAAAAGTTCAGCGTTGGAACTATCAATAAACTCGCCATAAATCTCCTGCTTTACAACTTCACTACCTTCGCCACCTACTTCCTCAATAAGCTCTTTGATCTGTTCTTGTTTTAAAAATGGATTATCATAACTTGAGAATTGAAAATGTTTCCAATTCTTATCGCTCAATTCTTTTTTACATAGCTCGTAAAATAGATTTTTACCTTTAGGCACTCCGCCTATAATAGCTCTTGAATTTGGATTATCTAAGAGCATAGGGCGTATAGCGTTATACCAAAGATACTCTCCCTTACTGCCTTTTAAAATAATCCCTGCCTCATTTAGAATAACCAAGTCATAACCAAATCCTTCAATATTTTCACTTCTTTCAGCACTTCTCATATGAAGCACAGCTTTATTAATGATTAACTTCTTATCTTGCACACTCCAAGAATAAAAATCTTTTGGAAGTTTTTTAAGTTCAGGAGTAAAATACAACTCATAATAATTTTGTAGGTTTGCTTGTATAGTATCCACCCATAATATATTGTTTCCCATAAGTAAATTTTCTATTACATATTT is a window from the Campylobacter sp. RM10537 genome containing:
- a CDS encoding portal protein gives rise to the protein MKIKKTIDERVSFLTQLISESKNGYEKYKSHFKELQSAYLLESKITQKLKKRNKSNIYIPKINAKVKYLITSLNDVYFSSERMADIETYINSDDAIIELWQNAIDFYTGKINMFKIFQPLFLDVLLVGTSIAKVTWHKGMPRIERVGIDNIYFDPNALDSDDVGYIVNEIYLTYNQIIERQKLGFYKNVEIGQYFEENDKYKKVKLYDIYERKDDNNWVVSTLFENTLLRNEIPLQDGQPFIWGSMLPQLKKIDNEDYVSAYGEPIMSSAIPLQDEINITRNLFIDSVRSHINPKIIIPKSMGISREDIETLGKPIYSDDPRAVQILPPPNVSSAGMNLQILEAELTEVTGISPQNNGAQTANNETATEISIKAQEGGRRSADYIRQYNETFIEPLFDRFAMLIFKYGEDSFFKGYQREDIPSFRFKIQTGTGAMNKEVRRAGIQASMQVFAQLYQMYMSIGDANSAYGIIKANKELTKELLPILGVKNVNTLFSFENNEQNIQQEDHQSIQG